One part of the Aspergillus luchuensis IFO 4308 DNA, chromosome 5, nearly complete sequence genome encodes these proteins:
- a CDS encoding uncharacterized protein (COG:O;~EggNog:ENOG410PN65;~InterPro:IPR016035), which yields MFELKVGTSSGGLVVLGLDILHLTVPQCQSLFQTLARKIFDPTRRRRLLSILLADEVYDTAVFEDTLKEYFGASRRILDVQPSLLSTGKVAVTATSINDGSLYIFTNYNGTAPHRAESVYGRLRPDVEHEPFVWQVARATSAAPP from the exons ATGTTTGAACTCAAGGTCGGAACCAGCTCAGGTGGCTTGGTAGTTCTTGGTCTTGATATTCTACATTTGACGGTGCCCCAGTGCCAGTCGCTTTTCCAAACATTAGCCAGGAAGATTTTCGATCCCACGCGACGCAGACGACTTCTTAGCATTCTACTGGCTGACGAGGTCTATGATACTGCAGTATTTGAGGACACTTTAAAAGAGTATTTTGGGGCCAGTCGCCGAATTCTGGACGTCCAACCGTCACTGCTGTCTACAGGGAAGGTGGCGGTCACAGCCACCTCAATCAACGATGGTTCTTTGTATATCTTCACAAACTACAATGGTACTGCACCACATAGAGCAGAATCAG TTTACGGAAGACTACGGCCTGATGTCGAGCATGAGCCTTTTGTTTGGCAGgt tGCACGTGCAACATCAGCAGCCCCACCGTAG